One Phycisphaerae bacterium RAS2 DNA window includes the following coding sequences:
- the tktB gene encoding Transketolase 2 translates to MPYSEQIHQKAVELGKDVIRMTTAAGSGHPSSGLSIIHLVTVLMHDVMRFAPDDPWHPGNDRLVLSEGHAVPAVYAAYADLGGLVGKRRDGAKPLTKADLASLREADSILDGHPNPAEGFPFFDAATGSLGQGLSVAAGLALAAKLDRIDKQIYCLIGDGESREGQIWEAMDMIAERKLTNVVAIFNSNGQGQADYVSAQQSADSLAAKCKAFGWQVAVIDGHDPQAIKSALTSGLPRPTPLAIVAKTQKGWGCPSLADKSNHGKPVATNKLDAALTELDATAAKLGAASAGRFECTPGKPPSSTRVESRAIAPVKFEVAMEAAGLMDAIRKNAIATRRAYGAALAALGDADKRIVALDGDVSNSTFADIFAKRHAERFVECKIAEQNMVSAAAGMAAAGYIPFVSSFAKFLSRAYDQIEMAQISRANIKLAGSHAGISLAADGPSQMSLHDVAYFRCASQTDNGQGRPACAVFHPSDAVSAFHCTWLMANHVGMCYLRTHRPDVPLLYAPETHFELGGSHVLAEGNALTLVSAGYMVHVCKQAVEMLAAAGTKCTLIDAYSFPLNASPVLAAARKAGGHILCVEDNYLGGLAGALAEAAANSDGGGVRVHAMTVTRIPKSAKSTEDILAKAGLSARDIADRAKSIVAG, encoded by the coding sequence AATGACCGCCTGGTACTTTCGGAAGGTCACGCCGTACCGGCCGTTTATGCCGCGTACGCCGATCTGGGAGGACTGGTCGGCAAGCGCCGCGACGGCGCCAAACCGCTCACGAAGGCCGATCTGGCAAGCCTGCGCGAAGCCGATAGCATCCTCGACGGGCACCCGAACCCCGCCGAAGGATTTCCTTTTTTCGACGCCGCGACCGGTTCGCTTGGGCAGGGGCTAAGCGTCGCGGCCGGGTTGGCGCTCGCGGCGAAACTCGACCGGATCGACAAACAAATCTACTGCCTGATCGGCGACGGCGAATCCCGCGAGGGTCAGATCTGGGAAGCCATGGACATGATCGCCGAGCGCAAGCTCACCAATGTCGTGGCGATCTTTAATAGCAATGGTCAGGGGCAGGCCGATTATGTGTCCGCGCAACAATCAGCGGACAGTCTCGCCGCCAAGTGCAAGGCCTTCGGCTGGCAGGTTGCCGTGATTGACGGTCACGACCCGCAGGCAATCAAGTCGGCCCTGACAAGCGGTCTGCCGCGCCCCACGCCGTTGGCGATTGTCGCCAAGACGCAGAAAGGCTGGGGCTGTCCGTCGCTGGCCGACAAGTCCAACCATGGCAAACCCGTGGCGACAAACAAGCTCGATGCCGCGCTGACCGAACTGGACGCCACGGCGGCCAAACTCGGAGCTGCTTCAGCCGGACGATTTGAATGCACGCCCGGCAAGCCGCCATCCTCGACACGTGTTGAATCGCGCGCCATCGCGCCGGTCAAGTTCGAGGTCGCGATGGAGGCCGCCGGTCTCATGGACGCCATCCGCAAGAATGCCATCGCGACGCGCCGGGCCTATGGCGCGGCCTTGGCAGCGCTGGGCGATGCCGACAAGCGAATCGTGGCACTGGACGGCGATGTGAGCAATTCGACATTTGCAGACATATTCGCAAAACGGCACGCCGAACGATTCGTGGAGTGCAAGATCGCCGAGCAGAACATGGTGTCGGCCGCCGCAGGCATGGCCGCCGCGGGCTACATCCCCTTCGTCAGTTCGTTCGCCAAGTTCTTGTCGCGCGCCTACGACCAGATCGAGATGGCGCAGATCTCCCGCGCCAACATCAAACTCGCCGGCTCGCATGCCGGCATTTCGCTCGCGGCCGATGGCCCGAGCCAGATGAGCCTGCACGACGTCGCCTATTTCCGCTGCGCCTCGCAGACCGACAACGGCCAAGGCCGCCCCGCCTGCGCCGTGTTTCATCCATCCGATGCCGTCAGCGCGTTTCACTGCACCTGGCTCATGGCCAATCACGTCGGCATGTGCTACTTGCGCACGCATCGGCCCGATGTGCCGCTGCTTTACGCGCCCGAGACGCATTTCGAACTTGGCGGCTCGCACGTCCTCGCTGAAGGCAATGCACTTACCCTTGTGTCGGCCGGTTACATGGTGCATGTCTGCAAACAGGCGGTGGAGATGCTGGCGGCAGCCGGCACGAAGTGCACCCTGATCGACGCTTATTCTTTCCCGCTCAATGCGTCGCCCGTGCTGGCGGCGGCCCGCAAGGCGGGCGGACACATCCTCTGCGTGGAGGACAACTACCTCGGCGGCCTGGCGGGCGCCCTGGCCGAGGCGGCGGCGAACTCCGACGGAGGCGGCGTCCGGGTCCATGCCATGACCGTCACCCGAATCCCCAAGAGCGCAAAATCGACGGAAGACATTCTTGCGAAGGCCGGGCTTTCGGCGCGCGACATCGCCGATCGCGCCAAGTCGATCGTCGCCGGTTAG